In Candidatus Methanoperedens sp., one DNA window encodes the following:
- a CDS encoding right-handed parallel beta-helix repeat-containing protein: MVYDDHIERGHALRIAFGLTMLVLLLAGGAGAETPISACTTISSPGEYVLTANIIEMSLSSCINITSNDVIFDGAGHTIDGKATTNTYGVYVYNSSTALTNVTVKNLFVKIWFYGIYYGNAGNGRVINNTASGNSHGIELQSSNNNTLTYNTASGNSHGIELQSSNNNTLTYNTASANGNLGIHLSDSSNNTLTYNTASGSGNLGIHLSESSNNNTLTYNTASGNYFGIELQSSSNNTLISNNANSNANGIIMLSSSNNTIYNNIFNNYNNYQIIGSNTWNTTFQSSPNIIGGFYLGGNFWANPGGTGFSQTCIDDDGDGICDTNYSLNSLNIDYLSLADSTPSTEISSCQNITAAGKYVLTANITNSPYSSCINITSSDVLFDGAGYTIDGKDITNTYGVYVYNSSMALTKVIIKNLIVKDWYNGIYYRNAGNGRIINNTASSNAGVGINLYSASNNNTLTNNTASSNFVGIRLQSSSNNTLANNTASSNSYGIYMVVSSNNILAKNTANSNTDYGISLYSASDNTLTNNTACLNSNNGIDLESASNNNILTNNTANSNTDYGIYLNTASNNILTNNTANSNSYYGIVLNTTSNNTIYNNYFNNTNNSYFTGTIYSNQWNTSKTRGMNMVSGHYLGGNFWASPNGTGFSQTCMDDDGDGICDTNYTLNSKNIDYFPLTDFTPSMEISSCQNITAAGKYVLTANIINSSLSNCIKITTSDVIFDGAGYTIGGTDTTNTYGVYVYNSSIALTKVTVKNLNVKDWYNGIYYKNAGDGRVINDTVSSNSIGISLYLASNNALTNNIASLNSNIGIDLESASNNTLSGNNASKNTLYGIDLTHSDNNTLISNNASNNYYGISLILSSYNKIYDNIFNNINNFFFAIPNINTWNTTLQSSPNILNGSYLGGNFWANPAGTGFSQTCMDADRDGICDLKYTINSLNIDYLPLAVPDTIPPIIMVESPQNTTYTLTDIPLNVSASEAISIWRYSLNGAPNITFVPNTTITSTEGSNNLIVYARDMAGNWNSIRIDFSVDSTPPDSVTNLKNITYASTYINWTWNDSSDEQMSKVMIYLDGVYKNDVNKGVQYYNATGLAPGTYTIGTRTVDTNGNINATMKTHTATTILPAIRFINGTVMDSINKNVLAGVAISTNGASATSNASGFYSLEVASGTYPITATYDIRYYPNSSISVSTELSAVVVQDIELVKKPTGNISGSVTKV, translated from the coding sequence ATGGTATATGATGATCACATTGAAAGAGGGCATGCCCTCAGAATAGCTTTTGGACTAACGATGCTGGTATTATTGCTGGCTGGCGGGGCGGGGGCAGAGACGCCAATAAGTGCCTGCACTACGATCTCCTCTCCTGGTGAATATGTGCTTACTGCTAACATCATCGAAATGTCACTTTCCAGTTGTATCAATATAACCTCAAACGATGTAATATTTGATGGTGCTGGCCACACAATTGATGGTAAGGCTACGACGAACACTTACGGCGTTTATGTTTATAATTCATCAACCGCCCTTACAAATGTAACCGTAAAGAATTTATTCGTAAAAATTTGGTTTTATGGCATTTACTATGGAAATGCAGGAAATGGAAGAGTAATCAACAACACAGCAAGCGGGAACAGCCATGGAATAGAACTGCAATCGTCCAACAACAACACTTTAACCTATAACACAGCAAGCGGGAACAGCCATGGAATAGAACTACAATCGTCCAACAACAACACTTTAACCTATAACACAGCAAGCGCGAATGGCAATTTAGGAATCCACCTGTCCGATTCCAGCAACAACACTTTAACCTACAACACAGCAAGCGGGAGCGGCAATTTAGGAATCCACCTATCCGAATCCAGCAACAACAACACCTTAACCTACAACACAGCAAGCGGGAACTATTTTGGAATAGAACTACAATCGTCCAGCAACAATACGCTCATCAGCAATAATGCCAACTCGAACGCTAACGGCATCATTATGTTGTCTTCCAGCAACAACACGATCTACAACAATATATTCAACAACTATAACAATTATCAAATTATAGGCTCAAACACCTGGAATACCACCTTCCAATCCAGCCCCAATATCATCGGGGGCTTCTACCTCGGCGGCAACTTCTGGGCAAACCCAGGCGGAACAGGTTTTAGCCAGACATGCATCGATGATGATGGAGATGGGATTTGCGATACAAATTATAGTCTAAATTCCCTGAATATCGATTATCTTTCCCTTGCTGATTCTACCCCATCAACGGAAATAAGCTCATGCCAGAATATTACCGCTGCAGGGAAATATGTGCTAACTGCTAACATCACTAACAGCCCCTATTCCAGTTGTATCAATATAACCTCAAGCGATGTATTATTTGATGGCGCTGGCTACACAATTGATGGTAAGGATATAACGAACACCTACGGCGTTTATGTTTATAATTCATCAATGGCCCTGACAAAAGTAATCATAAAGAATTTGATCGTAAAAGATTGGTATAATGGCATTTACTATAGAAATGCAGGAAATGGAAGAATAATCAACAACACCGCAAGCTCGAACGCGGGTGTCGGTATCAATCTGTATTCGGCCAGCAACAACAACACCTTAACCAACAACACAGCAAGCTCGAACTTTGTTGGAATTAGGCTGCAATCGTCCAGCAACAACACCTTAGCCAACAACACAGCAAGCTCGAACAGTTATGGAATCTATATGGTAGTGTCCAGCAACAACATCTTAGCCAAAAACACCGCAAATTCGAACACCGATTATGGAATCTCCCTGTACTCGGCCAGCGACAACACCTTAACCAACAACACCGCATGCTTGAACAGCAATAATGGAATAGACCTTGAATCGGCCAGCAACAACAACATCTTAACCAACAATACTGCAAATTCGAATACCGATTATGGAATCTACCTGAACACGGCCAGCAACAACATCTTAACCAACAACACCGCAAATTCGAACAGTTATTATGGAATCGTCCTGAACACGACTAGCAACAATACTATCTACAACAACTACTTCAACAATACCAACAACTCTTATTTCACAGGCACAATCTACAGCAACCAGTGGAACACTTCAAAAACTCGGGGAATGAACATGGTAAGCGGCCATTATCTCGGCGGCAATTTCTGGGCGTCTCCCAACGGCACAGGTTTTAGCCAGACATGCATGGATGATGATGGAGATGGGATTTGCGATACAAATTATACTCTAAATTCCAAGAATATTGATTATTTTCCCCTTACTGATTTTACCCCATCAATGGAAATAAGCTCATGCCAGAATATTACCGCTGCAGGGAAATATGTGCTTACTGCTAACATTATCAACAGTTCACTTTCCAATTGTATCAAGATAACCACAAGCGATGTAATATTTGATGGCGCCGGCTACACAATTGGCGGCACGGATACAACGAACACTTATGGCGTTTATGTTTATAATTCATCAATAGCCCTAACAAAGGTAACTGTAAAGAATTTGAACGTAAAAGATTGGTATAATGGCATTTACTACAAAAATGCAGGAGATGGAAGAGTAATCAACGACACCGTAAGCTCAAACTCTATTGGAATCTCTCTGTACTTGGCCAGCAACAACGCCTTAACCAACAACATAGCAAGCTTGAACAGCAATATTGGAATAGACCTTGAATCGGCCAGCAACAATACGCTCAGCGGCAACAATGCATCGAAAAACACCCTTTATGGCATCGATCTTACCCATTCAGACAACAACACACTGATCAGCAACAATGCATCAAACAACTACTACGGCATCTCTTTGATTCTATCCAGCTACAATAAGATATACGACAACATTTTCAACAATATTAACAACTTTTTTTTCGCTATACCAAACATTAACACCTGGAACACCACCCTGCAATCCAGCCCCAACATCCTCAACGGCTCCTACCTCGGCGGCAACTTCTGGGCAAACCCAGCCGGCACAGGCTTCAGCCAGACATGCATGGATGCAGATAGGGATGGGATTTGCGATTTAAAATATACTATAAATTCCCTGAATATCGATTATCTTCCCCTTGCAGTGCCTGATACTATACCGCCTATCATAATGGTGGAATCTCCGCAGAACACGACTTATACGCTTACAGATATACCTTTGAATGTTTCAGCCAGCGAAGCAATATCAATCTGGCGCTATAGCTTAAACGGCGCTCCCAATATTACTTTTGTTCCCAATACCACGATTACTTCCACCGAAGGATCGAACAATCTGATAGTATATGCCAGGGATATGGCAGGCAACTGGAATTCTATTCGTATTGATTTTTCCGTGGATTCCACACCACCTGACAGCGTCACGAACTTGAAAAACATAACGTATGCCTCCACTTACATCAACTGGACCTGGAATGATTCATCAGATGAACAAATGTCTAAAGTAATGATCTATCTGGATGGCGTCTATAAGAACGATGTCAATAAAGGTGTGCAGTATTACAACGCTACTGGTTTAGCTCCAGGGACCTATACAATCGGCACAAGAACCGTTGATACAAATGGAAATATTAATGCTACCATGAAGACGCATACAGCTACCACAATACTCCCGGCGATAAGGTTCATAAACGGTACAGTTATGGACAGCATTAACAAAAACGTACTCGCAGGAGTGGCAATATCAACCAACGGGGCTTCAGCAACGAGTAATGCATCTGGATTCTATTCGCTGGAAGTTGCTTCTGGAACATACCCCATTACTGCGACGTACGATATCAGATATTATCCAAATAGTTCGATTTCGGTTTCGACTGAATTGAGTGCCGTAGTGGTGCAGGATATTGAACTCGTTAAGAAGCCGACAGGAAATATTAGTGGTTCAGTAACAAAAGTCTAA
- a CDS encoding type II toxin-antitoxin system HicA family toxin translates to MPKLPIISGMEAIKAFSRAGWIPHRQVGSHVVLRKEGSKVTLSVPKHKELKPGLLERFN, encoded by the coding sequence ATGCCCAAACTTCCAATAATTTCAGGAATGGAAGCTATAAAAGCATTTTCCAGGGCTGGTTGGATTCCTCACAGACAGGTAGGGAGCCATGTTGTTTTGAGAAAAGAAGGTTCTAAAGTTACATTATCAGTTCCGAAACATAAGGAATTAAAACCTGGTCTGTTGGAGAGGTTTAATTAA
- a CDS encoding type II toxin-antitoxin system HicB family antitoxin yields MHFKVVVEKDEEVGGYVISCLSLPGCFSQGDTIEEALENIKEAIQACLESLAEDEIKSYLTKPSTQVIDVVA; encoded by the coding sequence ATGCATTTTAAAGTCGTCGTAGAAAAAGATGAAGAAGTCGGAGGCTATGTAATCAGCTGCCTGAGCCTTCCAGGCTGTTTTTCTCAGGGGGATACAATTGAGGAGGCCCTGGAAAACATCAAAGAAGCTATACAGGCATGCCTTGAGTCTCTCGCTGAAGACGAGATCAAGTCTTATTTGACCAAACCCTCAACCCAGGTAATTGACGTGGTTGCCTGA
- a CDS encoding antitoxin VapB family protein, which produces MATKTISIREDVYDILARLKRENESFSDVIWKLTKKRKPNMRDYFGSLKDSKAIIEIKEDCKKIRESAKLRTL; this is translated from the coding sequence ATGGCAACAAAGACAATATCGATAAGAGAAGATGTATACGATATCCTCGCCCGCTTAAAAAGAGAGAATGAAAGCTTCAGTGATGTGATTTGGAAGCTGACAAAGAAACGAAAACCAAATATGAGAGATTATTTCGGAAGCTTGAAGGATAGTAAAGCTATAATCGAAATAAAAGAAGACTGTAAGAAAATAAGAGAGTCTGCGAAGCTGCGAACTTTATGA
- a CDS encoding type II toxin-antitoxin system VapC family toxin codes for MIVLDTAFLIDFFMGKKETLGAFEITKIDDLDITLDFDSDVATTVVTFHEIMSGVKHKKVKKEERFFRRFFSETPVLDFDFKAAEKSSEIMANLLTIGKPVNALDVLIAGIAVTNGADKIASTDKRFEDISKVTGLEILKP; via the coding sequence ATGATAGTTCTTGATACAGCCTTTCTCATTGATTTTTTCATGGGCAAAAAAGAGACACTGGGAGCTTTTGAAATTACAAAAATTGATGATCTTGATATTACTCTTGATTTTGATTCAGATGTTGCAACCACGGTTGTAACATTTCACGAAATAATGTCAGGTGTAAAACATAAAAAAGTTAAAAAAGAGGAGAGATTTTTCAGACGATTTTTTTCTGAAACACCGGTATTAGATTTTGATTTTAAAGCCGCAGAAAAATCAAGCGAAATAATGGCAAATCTCTTAACGATTGGAAAACCTGTTAACGCTCTTGATGTGCTTATTGCGGGCATTGCAGTAACGAATGGAGCAGACAAGATCGCCTCGACAGATAAGAGATTCGAGGATATCTCAAAAGTAACGGGGTTGGAGATTTTAAAACCCTGA
- the rmuC gene encoding DNA recombination protein RmuC — protein sequence MIEIEIILLIIGLIAGFVAGYFYGKAKTYQPADVSAIHGLATQVAEIKTKFVEIEKSRERIEKEREKVSEEKDKRIKEFMDNVHKLFMEQGEKYAKSDEEKEKRIKEMMEQSKKFFEGEKKNTENFLLEQGKSREEIEKKRDAQIADMNRMISSFTKTVSGTKSRGIIGEEILKEVLSNSIKADVVKYNLKTDGGEIEFAWNLEDGKYIPIDSKLPDVFDLLEKYHETEDAKERKDYRKEIIDKTRKEIKRVQKYQNLSNTIDTCLLVVPDGILEIAPELVGMGKEENVFVCTYKDVFPIAHMLHDQYIKLKKEGDIGKYKQLVKVLFQILEKVSKKTETIEKAVTQIQNANTEIKKEVKKCKDTEEDNSDNANTN from the coding sequence ATGATTGAAATCGAAATTATTTTACTAATAATTGGTTTAATTGCCGGTTTTGTTGCAGGATACTTTTACGGTAAAGCTAAAACCTATCAGCCTGCGGATGTTTCTGCTATTCATGGTTTGGCTACTCAGGTTGCCGAGATTAAGACCAAGTTTGTTGAAATAGAAAAATCTCGTGAAAGAATCGAGAAGGAACGAGAGAAGGTATCTGAAGAGAAAGATAAACGTATAAAAGAATTCATGGATAATGTTCATAAATTGTTCATGGAACAAGGGGAAAAATATGCCAAATCTGATGAAGAGAAAGAGAAGCGTATTAAGGAGATGATGGAACAAAGTAAGAAATTCTTCGAGGGAGAAAAGAAGAATACTGAAAACTTCTTATTAGAACAAGGAAAATCACGTGAAGAAATCGAAAAGAAGAGAGATGCACAGATTGCAGATATGAATAGGATGATTTCTTCGTTTACTAAGACTGTTTCCGGAACAAAAAGCCGAGGAATCATCGGAGAAGAAATACTCAAAGAAGTGCTTAGTAACTCTATTAAAGCAGATGTTGTGAAATACAACCTGAAAACTGATGGTGGAGAAATAGAATTTGCATGGAATCTTGAAGATGGAAAATATATTCCTATAGATTCAAAACTACCAGATGTTTTTGACCTTCTGGAAAAATATCATGAAACAGAAGATGCTAAAGAAAGAAAAGATTATAGAAAAGAGATTATTGATAAAACAAGGAAAGAGATTAAACGTGTACAAAAATATCAAAATCTATCAAATACAATAGACACGTGCTTATTGGTTGTACCAGACGGAATACTAGAAATAGCGCCAGAACTCGTAGGAATGGGAAAAGAAGAAAATGTATTCGTATGCACATATAAGGATGTATTTCCAATAGCACACATGCTGCACGACCAATACATCAAACTCAAAAAAGAAGGGGATATAGGAAAATACAAACAATTGGTAAAAGTCCTATTCCAAATACTGGAAAAAGTAAGCAAAAAAACAGAAACAATAGAAAAAGCAGTGACACAAATACAGAATGCTAATACTGAAATAAAAAAAGAGGTCAAAAAGTGTAAGGATACAGAAGAAGATAACTCTGACAATGCCAACACGAATTAA
- the eno gene encoding phosphopyruvate hydratase: MYSGQKGEILFTIEHIHAREILDSRGNPTVEVDVLTESGFGRASVPSGASTGTNEALEIRDKDNRYSGKGVMIAVNNVNTEIKEALLGMDAREQRDIDRIMIELDGTENKSRLGANAILGVSLAVAHAAADSLGLSLYRYLGGTNSFMLPCPTMNVINGGKHAGNELAIQEFMIQPRGARTFSEALRMGSETYHTLGAILVKKYGASAVNVGYEGGYAPPLSRTIDALDSLANAIEEAGYEKKITIGLDAAASEFYKNGIYHVDGRTFSNDDLIDFYSGLVKTYPILSIEDPFHEDAFDDFAALTKELKDTIIIGDDLFVTNVARLGKGIKMNAANALLLKVNQIGTLSEAFDAARLAQKNKYKVVVSHRSAETEDTTIADISVALGAEMIKTGAPARSERNAKYNQLLRIEEELGKAARFVQI; the protein is encoded by the coding sequence ATCTATTCAGGTCAAAAGGGTGAGATATTGTTTACAATCGAACACATTCATGCCAGGGAAATACTTGATTCGCGTGGAAATCCCACAGTAGAAGTTGATGTCCTTACCGAAAGCGGTTTCGGGCGTGCAAGCGTCCCATCGGGCGCGTCCACGGGAACTAATGAGGCGCTGGAGATAAGGGACAAAGATAATCGTTATTCCGGCAAGGGCGTTATGATAGCGGTGAACAATGTCAATACCGAAATAAAGGAAGCGCTCCTTGGAATGGACGCCCGGGAGCAGCGTGATATCGACAGGATAATGATCGAGCTTGATGGAACCGAGAATAAATCAAGGCTTGGCGCCAATGCGATCCTTGGCGTCTCACTGGCTGTTGCACACGCCGCGGCGGATTCCCTCGGGCTTTCCCTTTACCGCTATCTGGGCGGCACGAACTCATTCATGCTCCCCTGCCCAACAATGAACGTGATAAACGGGGGAAAACATGCGGGCAATGAACTTGCGATACAGGAATTCATGATCCAGCCCAGAGGAGCAAGGACCTTTTCCGAAGCCCTTCGAATGGGCTCAGAGACCTATCACACCCTGGGCGCCATACTTGTAAAAAAATACGGCGCTTCCGCGGTCAATGTGGGATACGAGGGCGGATACGCGCCGCCGCTTTCAAGGACGATTGATGCGCTTGATTCCCTCGCAAATGCCATTGAGGAAGCCGGGTATGAGAAAAAGATCACCATAGGCCTGGATGCTGCAGCTTCCGAGTTCTATAAGAACGGTATTTATCATGTGGACGGCAGGACGTTCTCAAATGACGACCTGATAGACTTTTATTCCGGCCTCGTAAAGACCTATCCTATCCTTTCCATCGAAGACCCGTTCCACGAAGATGCGTTCGATGATTTCGCAGCTCTGACAAAGGAACTCAAGGATACCATAATCATAGGAGATGACCTTTTTGTAACCAATGTGGCGCGGCTGGGAAAGGGCATTAAGATGAACGCTGCAAATGCACTGCTGCTCAAGGTCAACCAGATAGGCACGCTCTCCGAGGCATTTGATGCTGCAAGGCTTGCCCAGAAGAATAAATATAAAGTAGTAGTGAGCCACAGGTCAGCGGAAACAGAGGATACCACCATCGCAGATATCTCCGTTGCCCTTGGAGCAGAGATGATAAAGACAGGCGCGCCTGCGAGGAGCGAGCGCAATGCCAAGTACAATCAATTGCTGAGGATAGAGGAAGAGCTTGGGAAAGCGGCGCGGTTTGTGCAGATTTGA
- a CDS encoding amidohydrolase family protein codes for MADLIIKGGRVLIADGAILDNGVVVIENGLITFVGKETKERADKVIDAKGCAIMPGLINSHTHLSMALFRGFADDLAYNEWTKKIQRAEMELTPADVRAGAYLGALEMIRSGTTTFADMYIHMDEVARVVEETGIRAALGYGMIEGLNEDSETKLKSRANFVRKCNGAANGRITTMYAPHSALSCSREFLIKVREQARKDKVGIHIHVLETEYELNLMKKRYGMCSINFLKSIGFLGEDVIAAHCIWLSDDDIDILKNENVNVVHCPASNMALGAGISPVPKMLERGINVALGTDGAASGGSLDMWKEMRMASLLHKLKDPAAMPVSKVLEMATVNGARALGIKAGMLKPGYLADIILVELKKPQFTSSNLISALVHGASGCDVRTTIVDGKILMEDHEVKLDEEKIIEDARNAILNITG; via the coding sequence ATGGCAGACCTGATAATTAAAGGCGGTCGTGTGCTCATCGCGGACGGGGCAATCCTTGATAATGGGGTAGTTGTCATCGAAAATGGCCTCATAACATTCGTGGGAAAAGAGACAAAAGAAAGAGCCGATAAAGTTATTGACGCAAAAGGCTGCGCTATCATGCCAGGTCTTATCAACTCCCACACGCACCTATCAATGGCGCTTTTTCGCGGGTTTGCAGACGACCTCGCGTATAACGAATGGACCAAAAAAATACAGAGAGCTGAGATGGAACTCACCCCTGCCGATGTCAGGGCTGGCGCGTATCTCGGCGCGCTTGAGATGATCAGGTCCGGTACCACGACTTTTGCGGACATGTATATCCATATGGATGAGGTAGCACGGGTCGTGGAAGAGACCGGTATCAGGGCGGCGCTTGGTTACGGCATGATAGAGGGGCTCAATGAAGATTCAGAGACAAAACTAAAGAGCAGGGCGAATTTTGTAAGAAAATGTAACGGCGCTGCAAATGGCAGGATCACGACCATGTATGCGCCGCATTCAGCGTTATCATGTTCAAGAGAATTTTTGATTAAAGTCAGGGAACAGGCGAGGAAGGATAAGGTAGGGATTCATATCCATGTCCTTGAAACAGAATATGAATTGAATTTAATGAAAAAACGCTACGGCATGTGCTCAATAAATTTCCTCAAAAGCATTGGTTTTCTGGGGGAAGATGTCATTGCAGCTCACTGTATCTGGCTGTCAGATGATGATATTGATATTCTGAAAAACGAAAACGTTAACGTCGTCCACTGCCCTGCAAGCAACATGGCTCTCGGCGCCGGGATATCGCCTGTGCCGAAGATGCTTGAGCGAGGCATTAACGTGGCGCTTGGCACCGACGGCGCCGCTTCAGGAGGGAGCCTTGATATGTGGAAGGAGATGCGTATGGCGTCGTTGCTTCACAAGCTCAAAGACCCCGCTGCGATGCCAGTATCAAAAGTGCTCGAGATGGCGACAGTGAACGGGGCGCGTGCGCTGGGGATAAAAGCGGGTATGCTCAAGCCAGGGTATCTTGCGGATATTATTCTTGTTGAGCTTAAAAAACCGCAGTTTACATCTTCGAATCTGATTTCGGCTCTTGTTCACGGCGCTTCGGGATGCGATGTTAGGACAACGATAGTGGATGGAAAAATACTGATGGAAGATCATGAAGTGAAACTTGACGAAGAGAAGATCATTGAGGATGCGAGGAATGCGATATTGAATATCACGGGATAA
- a CDS encoding DNA-directed RNA polymerase subunit H — translation MKEKEPTGREFAPLGHKLVPKHEIVDENELSKVLAEYDIEKEQMPKIRVSDPAAVAIKAKVGDVVQVTRDSHTAGTSLFYRLVIA, via the coding sequence ATGAAGGAGAAGGAGCCTACTGGAAGGGAGTTTGCGCCCTTAGGACATAAACTGGTACCAAAGCATGAAATTGTAGATGAAAATGAATTAAGTAAAGTTCTGGCAGAATATGATATAGAGAAAGAACAAATGCCCAAGATCCGGGTTTCAGACCCGGCTGCAGTGGCGATCAAAGCAAAAGTCGGGGATGTCGTACAGGTCACGCGTGACAGCCATACTGCAGGCACGTCCCTATTCTACAGATTGGTTATCGCATAA
- a CDS encoding DNA-directed RNA polymerase subunit B'' has protein sequence MLDRRELSKAYFTSDKIVRHHVDSFNDFLDYGLQKVIDEQRIIETDIEGTFVKLGKIRISHPVVREADGAMDKLYPTEARLRNITYAAPLYLGMTIISPEGEKEEKEAEIGHLPMMIWSKKCNLVGLTQKEMVELGEDPQDPGGYFIINGTERVITTLEDLAPNKILVEFEERYGENIEVAKVFSQRRGYRALVVVERNRKSILEVSFPSISGRINFVTLVRALGIETDQDIVNSVSNDPEIVKFMLENLEEAEVGDKEKAMEKIGTRVASGQAREYQIKRANYVIDRYLLPHLGNDEAHRMLKAQFLGRMAQACFELALGKRESDDKDHYANKRLKLAGDLMEDLFRVSFNRLTRDIKYQLERASMRNRDLNVATVVRSDVLTERLVHPLATGNWVGGRTGVSQLLDRTDYIASLSHLRRVISPLSRSQPHFEARDLHPTQWGRVCPSETPEGPNCGLVKNFAQLVEISTSAGEEKQLKNILYELGVVPIIPHLVGMEEVPTTYATELEALEEEGETKVETEEEVEVEVFE, from the coding sequence ATGTTAGACAGGCGAGAATTATCAAAAGCATATTTTACAAGTGATAAAATCGTAAGGCATCACGTGGATTCTTTCAATGATTTCCTGGATTACGGTCTTCAGAAAGTCATTGATGAACAGAGGATTATTGAGACTGATATCGAAGGCACATTTGTCAAACTCGGGAAGATCCGTATCAGTCACCCGGTTGTCAGGGAAGCCGACGGTGCTATGGACAAGCTCTATCCAACCGAGGCAAGGTTGCGGAACATAACATACGCTGCGCCGCTTTATCTCGGCATGACCATTATAAGCCCGGAAGGTGAAAAAGAAGAAAAAGAAGCTGAAATAGGACATTTGCCGATGATGATATGGTCAAAGAAATGCAACCTTGTGGGTTTAACTCAAAAGGAAATGGTCGAGTTAGGGGAAGACCCGCAGGATCCTGGCGGATATTTCATAATAAACGGGACGGAACGCGTAATAACTACACTTGAAGACCTTGCACCGAATAAGATCCTCGTAGAATTTGAGGAAAGGTATGGTGAAAATATCGAGGTAGCTAAAGTTTTCTCGCAGAGGCGTGGTTATCGTGCCCTCGTGGTCGTGGAACGCAACCGGAAATCGATATTAGAGGTCTCGTTCCCGTCCATCTCGGGCAGGATAAATTTCGTCACGCTTGTGAGGGCGCTAGGTATCGAGACCGATCAGGATATCGTGAATTCGGTATCCAACGACCCCGAGATTGTAAAATTCATGCTTGAGAACCTTGAAGAAGCCGAAGTTGGCGACAAGGAAAAGGCAATGGAGAAAATAGGCACTCGAGTCGCATCAGGTCAGGCAAGGGAATACCAGATAAAAAGAGCAAACTATGTGATTGACCGCTATTTATTACCGCATCTGGGGAATGATGAGGCCCACAGGATGCTTAAGGCACAGTTCCTGGGACGCATGGCACAGGCCTGTTTCGAACTTGCTCTCGGCAAAAGGGAAAGCGACGATAAAGACCATTATGCTAACAAAAGACTCAAACTTGCAGGCGACCTTATGGAGGATCTCTTCAGGGTTTCATTCAACAGGCTCACAAGGGATATCAAATACCAGCTTGAGAGAGCAAGCATGAGGAACAGGGACCTGAACGTTGCCACAGTTGTGCGTTCAGATGTGCTGACAGAGCGTCTGGTACATCCCCTGGCTACAGGCAACTGGGTCGGCGGGCGCACAGGCGTATCTCAGCTGCTTGACCGGACAGATTACATCGCATCTCTTTCGCATTTGCGAAGGGTCATTTCACCGCTGTCACGATCACAACCACATTTCGAGGCAAGGGACCTTCATCCCACTCAGTGGGGCAGAGTGTGTCCTTCGGAGACGCCTGAAGGACCTAACTGCGGCCTGGTGAAGAACTTTGCACAATTAGTTGAAATCTCAACGAGCGCAGGTGAGGAAAAGCAACTCAAGAACATACTTTATGAATTGGGTGTCGTTCCCATCATCCCACATCTTGTGGGGATGGAGGAAGTACCTACAACATACGCGACAGAATTGGAAGCGCTTGAAGAAGAGGGCGAAACAAAAGTTGAAACCGAAGAAGAAGTGGAGGTCGAAGTCTTTGAATAA